A single Actinomadura algeriensis DNA region contains:
- a CDS encoding GTP-binding protein, translating into MTSPTFEFSAGAASGGPDDDIPLHTLKILIAGGFGVGKTTLVGAVSEVRPLRTEETLTDMSAGVDDLRGVESKTTTTVAMDFGRITFSGGVRLYLFGTPGQERFWFMWDQIASGAVGAVVLVDTRRLESGFSSIDFFERRDIPFVVVANRFDGALRHPDEELREALDVDADVPIVQCDVRGRTAARDVLVTLLEHAVDGVRSSDSR; encoded by the coding sequence ATGACCTCCCCCACCTTCGAGTTCTCGGCGGGAGCCGCGTCCGGCGGACCGGACGACGACATCCCGCTGCACACGCTGAAGATCCTGATCGCGGGCGGGTTCGGGGTCGGCAAGACCACGCTCGTCGGCGCGGTCAGCGAGGTGCGCCCGCTGCGCACGGAAGAGACGCTGACCGACATGTCGGCCGGCGTGGACGACCTGCGCGGCGTGGAGTCCAAGACCACGACCACCGTCGCGATGGACTTCGGCCGCATCACCTTCTCCGGCGGCGTCCGGCTGTACCTGTTCGGGACGCCGGGCCAGGAGCGGTTCTGGTTCATGTGGGACCAGATCGCGAGCGGGGCCGTCGGCGCCGTCGTCCTGGTCGACACCCGGCGGCTGGAGAGCGGCTTCTCCTCGATCGACTTCTTCGAGCGGCGCGACATCCCGTTCGTCGTCGTCGCGAACCGGTTCGACGGCGCCCTCCGGCATCCGGACGAGGAGCTGCGGGAGGCGCTGGACGTCGACGCCGACGTGCCGATCGTCCAGTGCGACGTGCGCGGCCGCACGGCCGCCCGGGACGTCCTCGTCACGCTCCTCGAGCACGCCGTCGACGGCGTCCGATCATCTGATTCTCGTTAA
- a CDS encoding roadblock/LC7 domain-containing protein, which translates to MNAGTRASGELDWLLDDLVNRVGEVRQAVLLSRDGLVMGASGGLTRTDAEFLAALSSGFNSLALGARDHFGAAQVRQTLVELDGRLFFVIPAAEGSCLAVLSDAGGNAGLVAYETAMLIKRLRRQLAAAPRGAGGSGGPGVPGGRM; encoded by the coding sequence ATGAATGCAGGGACCCGGGCGTCCGGCGAGCTGGACTGGCTGCTGGACGACCTGGTGAACCGCGTCGGGGAGGTCCGCCAGGCGGTGCTGCTGTCCCGCGACGGGCTGGTCATGGGCGCGTCCGGCGGTCTCACCCGCACCGACGCCGAGTTCCTGGCCGCGCTGTCGTCGGGCTTCAACAGCCTGGCCCTCGGCGCGCGCGACCACTTCGGCGCCGCGCAGGTGCGGCAGACGCTCGTCGAGCTGGACGGGCGGCTGTTCTTCGTCATCCCGGCGGCGGAGGGCAGCTGCCTGGCGGTGCTGAGCGACGCGGGCGGCAACGCCGGGCTGGTCGCCTACGAGACCGCCATGCTGATCAAGCGGCTGCGGCGGCAGCTGGCCGCGGCGCCGCGCGGCGCGGGCGGGTCGGGCGGACCGGGCGTGCCCGGCGGGCGGATGTGA
- a CDS encoding methylmalonyl-CoA mutase family protein, giving the protein MNDIVQTSSGIPLRPVYGPADRAADPPGPGEFPFTRGNYPSGYRGRLWTFRQYSGFGTAEESNRRYRYLLDQGGTGLSVALDLPTQCGHDSDDPEVSEEVGRVGVAVDTLADAEILFDGIPLDKISTSFTINGTAAILLAFYVAAAERKGVPREKLTGTIQNDILKEYASRGTWIWPPGPSLRLIADTIEFCAAEVPKFNAISVAGAHFRDAGANAVQEMAFTLADGVTYCDTVLERGRMSIEKFAPQISFFFYTHGDFFEEVAKYRAGRRRWATIVRERYGATTDKASMFRFGCVAGGASLYAPQARNNVVRVAYEAMASVLGGVQSMFTAAWDEPFALPSEESATLALRTQQILAHETGVTRVADPLGGSYFVEALTDETEARIIEIMDDLERHGGMVRAIEDGYLQGLIADEAYTLHQEMEAGTKPIVGVNRFVSDEPPPELATYELDREGRERQLERLAKVKADRDDAAVRARLADLSRAAEGDANLMHPLIDCAAAYCTVGEMVAALKAVWGEFQQPVVF; this is encoded by the coding sequence ATGAACGACATCGTGCAGACCTCGTCCGGCATCCCGCTCCGCCCGGTCTACGGACCGGCGGACCGGGCCGCCGATCCGCCCGGACCGGGGGAGTTCCCCTTCACGCGCGGCAACTACCCGTCGGGGTACCGCGGGCGGCTGTGGACGTTCCGGCAGTACTCGGGCTTCGGGACGGCGGAGGAGTCCAACCGCCGCTACCGGTACCTGCTGGACCAGGGCGGCACCGGCCTGTCGGTGGCGCTCGACCTGCCGACGCAGTGCGGCCACGACTCCGACGATCCCGAGGTGAGCGAGGAGGTCGGCCGGGTCGGCGTCGCCGTCGACACCCTGGCCGACGCCGAGATCCTGTTCGACGGCATCCCGCTGGACAAGATCAGCACCAGCTTCACCATCAACGGGACCGCCGCGATCCTGCTGGCGTTCTACGTGGCCGCCGCCGAACGCAAGGGCGTGCCGCGGGAGAAGCTCACCGGGACGATCCAGAACGACATTCTCAAGGAGTACGCCTCGCGCGGCACCTGGATCTGGCCGCCCGGGCCGTCGCTGCGGCTGATCGCCGACACCATCGAGTTCTGCGCGGCCGAGGTGCCGAAGTTCAACGCGATCTCGGTGGCGGGGGCGCACTTCCGCGACGCCGGCGCGAACGCCGTCCAGGAGATGGCGTTCACGCTCGCCGACGGGGTCACCTACTGCGACACCGTCCTCGAGCGCGGCCGGATGTCGATCGAGAAGTTCGCCCCGCAGATCTCGTTCTTCTTCTACACGCACGGCGACTTCTTCGAGGAGGTCGCCAAGTACCGGGCGGGACGGCGGCGCTGGGCGACGATCGTCCGGGAGCGGTACGGCGCGACCACCGACAAGGCGTCGATGTTCCGCTTCGGCTGCGTCGCGGGCGGCGCCTCGCTGTACGCGCCGCAGGCCCGCAACAACGTCGTCCGGGTGGCCTACGAGGCGATGGCCTCGGTGCTCGGCGGCGTCCAGTCGATGTTCACCGCCGCCTGGGACGAGCCGTTCGCGCTGCCCAGCGAGGAGTCGGCGACGCTCGCGCTGCGCACCCAGCAGATCCTCGCGCACGAGACCGGCGTCACGCGGGTCGCCGACCCGCTCGGCGGCTCCTACTTCGTCGAGGCGCTCACCGACGAGACCGAGGCCCGGATCATCGAGATCATGGACGACCTGGAGCGGCACGGCGGCATGGTGCGCGCCATCGAGGACGGCTACCTGCAGGGCCTTATCGCCGACGAGGCGTACACCCTCCACCAGGAGATGGAGGCGGGCACCAAACCGATCGTCGGCGTGAACCGGTTCGTCTCCGACGAGCCGCCGCCCGAGCTCGCGACCTACGAACTGGACCGGGAGGGCCGCGAGCGGCAGCTCGAACGGCTCGCGAAGGTCAAGGCCGACCGCGACGACGCGGCCGTGCGCGCCCGGCTCGCCGACCTGTCCCGCGCGGCGGAGGGCGACGCCAACCTCATGCATCCCCTGATCGACTGCGCCGCCGCGTACTGCACGGTCGGCGAGATGGTCGCCGCGCTGAAGGCGGTCTGGGGCGAGTTCCAGCAACCGGTGGTGTTCTGA
- a CDS encoding FadD3 family acyl-CoA ligase, with translation MEWETIPRLVQSAGARFGDAEAVADGPLRLTFAELAERVRVAAGAFRAQGVGKGDRAAVWAPNSAEWIIAAFGLVTAGGVLVPVNTRFKTDEAADIVRRSGAKAVLVQQGFLGQEYTAPDGVPVIDLKSDFLSSGSPFEADVRADDIADVIYTSGTTGRPKGVMMDHAQTLRLYAEWCDLADLREGDRYLIVNPFFHTFGYKAGCVASMIRGATILPVPVFDVDKVLELVERERVTILPGPPTLYHSLLEAKADRDLSSLRAAVTGAADIPVELIRRVRNELPFKSIMTGYGLTEAGTATASRPGDSFEDIATTVGTPCDGVEVRIADDGEVLVRGYSVMRGYLDDPEATAAAIDADGWLHTGDLGTIGDRGHVRIVGRKKDMFIVGGFNAYPAEIEDFLLEHPAVAQAAVIGVPDARMGQVGKAFVVRRGELAADELIAWSRERMAGYKVPRHVVFRDELPLNATGKVMKDRLE, from the coding sequence ATGGAGTGGGAGACCATCCCGCGGCTCGTGCAGAGCGCCGGCGCCCGCTTCGGGGACGCCGAAGCGGTCGCCGACGGCCCGCTGCGCCTCACGTTCGCCGAGCTGGCCGAGCGCGTCCGCGTCGCCGCGGGCGCGTTCCGCGCGCAGGGCGTCGGCAAGGGCGACCGGGCCGCGGTCTGGGCGCCGAACTCCGCCGAGTGGATCATCGCGGCGTTCGGCCTGGTGACCGCCGGCGGAGTGCTCGTCCCGGTCAACACCCGGTTCAAGACGGACGAGGCCGCCGACATCGTCCGGCGGAGCGGCGCCAAGGCCGTCCTCGTCCAGCAGGGGTTCCTCGGGCAGGAGTACACGGCGCCGGACGGCGTCCCGGTGATCGACCTGAAGTCGGACTTCCTGTCGAGCGGGTCGCCGTTCGAGGCGGACGTCCGCGCCGACGACATCGCCGACGTCATCTACACCTCGGGCACGACCGGCAGGCCCAAGGGCGTCATGATGGACCACGCCCAGACGCTCCGGCTGTACGCCGAATGGTGCGACCTCGCCGACCTGCGGGAAGGCGACCGCTACCTCATCGTCAACCCGTTCTTCCACACCTTCGGGTACAAGGCGGGCTGCGTCGCGTCGATGATCCGCGGCGCGACGATCCTGCCCGTCCCCGTCTTCGACGTGGACAAGGTGCTCGAGCTGGTGGAGCGGGAGCGCGTGACGATACTGCCCGGCCCGCCCACGCTCTACCACTCGCTGCTGGAGGCGAAGGCCGACCGCGACCTGTCGTCCCTGCGCGCCGCCGTGACCGGCGCCGCCGACATCCCGGTGGAGCTGATCCGCCGGGTCCGCAACGAGCTGCCCTTCAAGTCGATCATGACCGGGTACGGGCTCACCGAGGCCGGGACCGCCACCGCGTCCAGGCCCGGCGACTCGTTCGAGGACATCGCGACGACCGTCGGCACCCCCTGCGACGGGGTCGAGGTGCGGATCGCGGACGACGGCGAGGTGCTCGTCCGCGGGTACAGCGTCATGCGCGGCTACCTCGACGACCCCGAGGCGACCGCCGCGGCGATCGACGCCGACGGCTGGCTGCACACCGGCGACCTCGGCACGATCGGCGACCGGGGCCACGTGCGGATCGTCGGCCGCAAGAAGGACATGTTCATCGTCGGCGGCTTCAACGCCTACCCGGCCGAGATCGAGGACTTCCTGCTGGAACACCCCGCGGTCGCGCAGGCCGCCGTGATCGGCGTGCCCGACGCGCGGATGGGGCAGGTCGGCAAGGCGTTCGTCGTCCGGCGCGGCGAGCTCGCCGCGGACGAGCTGATCGCGTGGAGCCGCGAGCGGATGGCCGGTTACAAGGTGCCGAGACACGTGGTGTTCCGCGATGAGCTTCCGCTCAACGCCACCGGGAAGGTGATGAAGGACCGGCTCGAATGA
- a CDS encoding AMP-binding protein, whose protein sequence is MPENRPAEAPARTGSAHRIPVRTVPAELAARYEAEGWWTRDTLGALLARGLRDAPDTEFRIHSAVRPWSGTFRDVELVARRLAGGLRARGVGPGDVIAFQLPNWMEAAAVFWAASFLGAAVVPIVHFYGRKEVGYILDSIEPRVFVGAERFGRMEFQDDRCANVPIVGVVGRDFDDLLAAEPLPDPLPGVTGTDPDGPALIAFTSGTTRDPKGVVHNHRTLGCEARQLARDLYPPDRGRQLTAAPVGHFIGMVNAVLIPVLDGTPVNLADVWDPGEALRLMKDDGLTVGGGATYFVTSLLEHPDFTPGHLANMKYAGLGGSSVPAAVTTRLADLGITVFRSYGSTEHPSITGSRHTAPEGKRLFTDGDVLPGVEIRLDDDGEILSRGPDLCVGYTDPALTAAVFDDDGWYRTGDIGELDADGYLTITDRKADVIIRGGENISAPEIEDLLLGMPGVAEVAVVSAPDARLGEHAAAVVRPLPGERAPTVEEIRAHLEKAGLARQKWPEEVREVEDFPRTASGKVQKFVLRRSIAGDER, encoded by the coding sequence ATGCCTGAGAACCGGCCCGCCGAGGCGCCCGCGCGCACGGGGTCCGCGCACCGGATCCCCGTCCGCACCGTCCCCGCGGAGCTCGCCGCGCGCTACGAGGCCGAGGGCTGGTGGACCCGCGACACCCTCGGCGCCCTGCTGGCGCGCGGGCTGCGGGACGCGCCGGACACCGAGTTCCGCATCCACTCGGCCGTCCGGCCCTGGTCGGGGACCTTCCGCGACGTCGAGCTGGTCGCCCGCAGGCTGGCCGGCGGGCTGCGCGCGCGGGGCGTCGGCCCCGGCGACGTGATCGCCTTCCAGCTGCCGAACTGGATGGAGGCCGCCGCGGTCTTCTGGGCGGCGTCGTTCCTCGGCGCGGCCGTGGTGCCGATCGTGCACTTCTACGGCCGCAAGGAGGTCGGCTACATCCTCGACTCGATCGAGCCGCGGGTGTTCGTCGGGGCGGAGCGGTTCGGGCGCATGGAGTTCCAGGACGACCGGTGCGCGAACGTCCCGATCGTCGGGGTGGTGGGCCGCGACTTCGACGACCTGCTCGCCGCCGAGCCGCTGCCGGACCCGCTGCCGGGGGTGACCGGCACCGACCCGGACGGGCCCGCGCTGATCGCCTTCACGTCCGGCACCACGCGCGACCCGAAGGGCGTCGTGCACAACCACCGGACGCTCGGCTGCGAGGCGCGCCAGCTCGCCCGGGACCTCTACCCGCCGGACCGGGGCCGCCAGCTCACCGCGGCGCCGGTGGGCCACTTCATCGGCATGGTGAACGCCGTGCTGATCCCCGTGCTGGACGGCACGCCCGTGAACCTCGCCGACGTGTGGGACCCCGGCGAGGCGCTGCGGCTGATGAAGGACGACGGGCTGACCGTCGGGGGCGGCGCGACGTACTTCGTGACGAGCCTCCTCGAGCACCCGGACTTCACGCCCGGGCACCTGGCGAACATGAAGTACGCCGGGCTCGGCGGGTCGTCGGTCCCGGCGGCGGTCACCACCCGGCTCGCCGACCTCGGCATCACGGTGTTCCGCTCCTACGGCAGCACCGAGCACCCGTCGATCACCGGTTCGCGGCACACCGCGCCGGAGGGCAAGCGGCTGTTCACCGACGGCGACGTCCTGCCCGGCGTGGAGATCCGGCTGGACGACGACGGCGAGATCCTCAGCCGCGGCCCGGACCTGTGCGTCGGCTACACCGACCCGGCGCTCACCGCGGCCGTCTTCGACGACGACGGCTGGTACCGGACGGGCGACATCGGCGAGCTCGACGCCGACGGCTACCTGACGATCACCGACCGCAAGGCCGACGTCATCATCCGGGGCGGCGAGAACATCAGCGCCCCCGAGATCGAGGACCTGCTCCTCGGCATGCCGGGCGTCGCGGAGGTGGCCGTGGTGTCGGCGCCGGACGCGCGGCTCGGCGAGCACGCGGCGGCGGTCGTCCGGCCGCTGCCGGGGGAGCGCGCGCCGACGGTCGAGGAGATCCGGGCGCACCTGGAGAAGGCCGGGCTGGCGCGGCAGAAGTGGCCGGAGGAGGTGCGCGAGGTCGAGGACTTCCCGCGGACCGCCAGCGGCAAGGTCCAGAAGTTCGTTCTCCGCAGAAGCATTGCGGGAGATGAGAGGTGA
- a CDS encoding amidohydrolase family protein codes for MPSRELPYPLFDADNHLYETEDALTRYLPKGYEGAVQYVNIKGRTKIAIRGQISEYIPNPTFSVVARPGAQEEYFRHGNPEGKSKREIFGEPMKSIPAFREPAPRLELMDELGIQRTLMFPTLASLIEERMRDDPELIHVVVHSLNQWLHETWSFNYKDRIFTTPVISLPIVEKAIEELDWCLERGVKCILLRPAPVPGFRGSRSFALPEFDPFWKRVQEEGVLVGMHSSDSGYSRYANDWEGSSAEMLPFKTNAFRMLNEWRPVTDAVGSMACHGLLTRFPELKIAVIENGSSWVEPLLENLAGVYKKAPEAFGEHPVDAVKRNVHVSPFWEENMADLADMIGVDKVLFGSDYPHPEGLADPVTYVDALDKKRLSDKDQADIMGGNLARLMSV; via the coding sequence ATGCCGTCTCGTGAGCTGCCCTATCCCCTCTTCGACGCGGACAACCACCTGTACGAGACCGAGGACGCGCTGACCAGGTACCTCCCGAAGGGGTACGAGGGCGCCGTCCAGTACGTGAACATCAAGGGCCGGACCAAGATCGCCATCCGGGGCCAGATCAGCGAGTACATCCCCAACCCCACGTTCAGCGTGGTCGCCCGTCCCGGGGCGCAGGAGGAGTACTTCCGGCACGGCAACCCCGAGGGCAAGAGCAAGCGCGAGATCTTCGGCGAGCCGATGAAGTCGATCCCCGCCTTCCGGGAGCCGGCGCCGCGGCTGGAGCTGATGGACGAGCTGGGCATCCAGCGCACGCTGATGTTCCCGACGCTCGCCAGCCTCATCGAGGAGCGCATGCGCGACGACCCGGAGCTCATTCACGTGGTCGTCCACTCGCTCAACCAGTGGCTGCACGAGACCTGGTCCTTCAACTACAAGGACCGGATCTTCACCACGCCGGTCATCAGCCTGCCGATCGTCGAGAAGGCCATCGAGGAGCTCGACTGGTGCCTGGAGCGGGGGGTGAAGTGCATCCTGCTGCGGCCCGCCCCGGTGCCCGGTTTCCGCGGATCGCGCTCGTTCGCCCTCCCCGAGTTCGACCCGTTCTGGAAGCGCGTCCAGGAAGAGGGCGTCCTGGTCGGGATGCACTCCTCCGACAGCGGCTACAGCCGCTACGCCAACGACTGGGAGGGCAGCAGCGCGGAGATGCTGCCGTTCAAGACGAACGCGTTCCGGATGCTCAACGAGTGGCGCCCGGTCACCGACGCCGTGGGGTCGATGGCCTGCCACGGCCTGCTGACCCGCTTCCCCGAGCTGAAGATCGCGGTCATCGAGAACGGGTCGTCCTGGGTGGAGCCGCTGCTGGAGAACCTCGCCGGCGTCTACAAGAAGGCTCCGGAGGCGTTCGGCGAGCACCCCGTCGACGCGGTCAAGCGGAACGTGCACGTCAGCCCGTTCTGGGAGGAGAACATGGCCGACCTCGCCGACATGATCGGCGTCGACAAGGTGCTGTTCGGTTCCGACTATCCCCACCCCGAGGGCCTGGCCGACCCGGTCACCTACGTGGACGCGCTGGACAAGAAGCGTCTGTCGGACAAGGACCAGGCCGACATCATGGGCGGCAACCTCGCACGGCTGATGTCGGTCTGA
- a CDS encoding ferredoxin--NADP reductase has product MARDHGFHPVRITRIVAETDDARTFVLDAPWPYRAGQFVTFRACGALRSYSMSSSPDTDGELMTTVKRVPGGLVSNWMLDNLVSGDVVEVTRPAGIFCLRETSAPLVAFCGGSGVTPILSLVKSALATTRRRVRVLLANKDADAIIFRSVLAELADRYPDRLEVHHHLDVLNGFVTATQIRNFVNVDTHADFYICGPAPFMDLTEAALRDHGAGADQILVERFGSADASPAEQAEQDSLAADAVADASGGAVPAAEPREDGTVTIVLNGKKHTVPQHPGETLLQSARRAGLAPPFSCEAGNCATCIAQITAGEAKMRVNNALDDDEVAEGLILTCQGEPVSADITVVYED; this is encoded by the coding sequence ATGGCACGAGACCATGGTTTCCATCCGGTCCGGATTACGCGGATCGTCGCGGAGACGGACGACGCGCGCACCTTCGTGCTCGACGCGCCATGGCCCTACCGGGCCGGGCAGTTCGTGACGTTCCGGGCATGCGGTGCGCTGCGCAGCTACTCGATGTCGAGCTCCCCCGACACCGACGGCGAGCTGATGACGACGGTGAAGCGCGTCCCGGGCGGGCTGGTGTCCAACTGGATGCTCGACAACCTGGTGTCCGGCGACGTCGTCGAGGTGACCCGCCCGGCCGGGATCTTCTGCCTGCGCGAGACGTCCGCCCCGCTCGTGGCGTTCTGCGGCGGAAGCGGCGTCACGCCGATCCTCTCCCTGGTCAAGAGTGCGCTCGCGACGACGCGGCGGCGGGTACGCGTGCTGCTCGCCAACAAGGACGCCGACGCGATCATCTTCAGGTCCGTCCTGGCCGAGCTGGCCGACCGGTACCCCGACCGCCTCGAGGTCCACCACCACCTGGACGTCCTCAACGGCTTCGTCACCGCGACCCAGATCCGCAACTTCGTGAACGTCGACACGCACGCCGACTTCTACATCTGCGGGCCCGCGCCGTTCATGGACCTGACGGAGGCGGCGCTGCGCGACCACGGCGCGGGCGCCGACCAGATCCTCGTCGAGCGTTTCGGGTCGGCGGACGCCTCCCCCGCCGAGCAGGCCGAGCAGGACTCGCTCGCCGCGGACGCCGTGGCCGACGCGTCCGGCGGGGCCGTCCCGGCGGCGGAACCCCGCGAGGACGGGACGGTCACGATCGTCCTCAACGGCAAGAAGCACACCGTCCCGCAGCACCCGGGCGAGACTCTCCTGCAGAGCGCGCGCCGGGCCGGTCTCGCCCCGCCGTTCTCCTGCGAGGCCGGGAACTGCGCCACCTGCATCGCCCAGATCACCGCGGGCGAAGCGAAGATGCGGGTGAACAACGCCCTGGACGACGACGAGGTGGCCGAGGGGCTGATCCTCACCTGCCAGGGCGAGCCCGTGTCCGCCGACATCACCGTCGTCTACGAGGACTGA
- a CDS encoding sensor histidine kinase yields the protein MTQPHGSRARLRARPIRRRIALLLAVPLASLLALWAFAGATTLSDARQRLAFATVRDEVGEPAGFLTQALQGERTAAVAFLAGGGAGANEFRERVAATDQSVAAFQEMANSPDLPEADGTLPRRLRAISESFAGLRDLRSRIEAGSIDPLAVIDGYSAVVDDTMRLVAALASIGDVSIYQHTHALLQSYWSLDFMLREDALLRAVHAGGRMGAAERTAFAGWAAEGRLLFENARTGLDGEAARLVREFADSEPCTAYRQMEDGVVRAGTVPSAGEWRATVDAALPPWQKAAEEAGIALQTEEVDPAGQRIMLRFYLAGGLGLLAVAVSVALSLLFARRIADELRNLQRTAQRLAHERLPSVVARLRRGEKVDVDAETPRAAVGRTTEIVLVGEAFDAVQRTAIGTAVGEAELRENINRVFVSLSWRSQSLLQRQLRLLDQMERGASSPEELENLFRLDHLTTRMRRHAEGLVILSGSPTVRAWDQPVDAEDVARAAIAEVEDYTRVEVAAVSSGAVHGAVVADVIHLLAELIENATAYSPPSTEVTVKIERVANGLAAEVIDRGVGLHPDEMAELNRRLAEAVEFDLADDTDRLGLFVVSRLASRHGIRVVLQPSPYGGTTAVVLLPNGLIASGEAADLPPVAAEPPPVEAPHRFGRRLDRPRRPAVTAPPEPEAAPSTREAPSVTGPPSVFEPPPRREPAPEPMPEPVPEPMGAPVHEPSARQGEPAPGEPEPSETTGRLPKRVRQRSLAPQLRGRPQGRHAAGASAPEAAAEPADDDEPDPESSRALMASLQSGWTRGREEDEPGVPGDAAEDDPRNGWRRS from the coding sequence ATGACACAGCCTCACGGTTCCCGGGCGAGGCTCCGCGCGCGCCCGATCAGGCGGCGCATCGCGCTGCTGCTGGCGGTTCCCCTGGCGTCGCTCCTGGCGCTGTGGGCGTTCGCCGGGGCGACGACGCTGTCGGACGCCCGGCAGCGGCTCGCCTTCGCCACCGTCCGCGACGAGGTCGGCGAGCCCGCGGGCTTCCTGACGCAGGCGTTGCAGGGCGAACGCACGGCCGCCGTCGCGTTCCTCGCGGGCGGGGGCGCGGGCGCGAACGAGTTCCGCGAGCGTGTGGCGGCCACCGATCAGTCGGTGGCCGCCTTCCAGGAGATGGCGAACTCCCCGGACCTCCCCGAGGCCGACGGGACGCTGCCCCGGCGGCTGCGGGCCATCAGCGAATCGTTCGCCGGCCTGCGGGACCTGCGTTCCAGGATCGAGGCGGGGTCGATCGACCCGCTCGCGGTGATCGACGGGTACAGTGCGGTCGTCGACGACACGATGCGCCTCGTCGCGGCGCTCGCGAGCATCGGCGACGTCTCGATCTACCAGCACACCCATGCGCTGCTGCAGTCCTACTGGTCCCTCGACTTCATGCTGCGCGAGGACGCGCTGCTGCGGGCCGTCCACGCGGGCGGGCGGATGGGCGCCGCCGAACGGACGGCGTTCGCCGGCTGGGCGGCCGAGGGGCGGCTGCTCTTCGAGAACGCCCGCACCGGCCTCGACGGCGAGGCGGCGCGGCTCGTCCGGGAGTTCGCCGACTCGGAGCCCTGCACCGCCTACCGCCAGATGGAGGACGGCGTCGTGCGGGCGGGCACCGTGCCCTCCGCCGGGGAGTGGCGGGCCACGGTCGACGCGGCGCTGCCGCCCTGGCAGAAGGCGGCCGAGGAGGCGGGCATCGCGCTGCAGACCGAGGAGGTCGACCCCGCCGGGCAGCGGATCATGCTGCGCTTCTACCTCGCGGGCGGGCTGGGCCTGCTGGCCGTGGCGGTGTCGGTGGCGCTGTCCCTGCTGTTCGCCCGCCGGATCGCCGACGAGCTGCGGAACCTGCAGCGGACGGCCCAGCGGCTCGCGCACGAGCGGCTGCCGAGCGTCGTCGCCCGGCTGCGCCGGGGCGAGAAGGTCGACGTCGACGCCGAGACGCCGCGCGCGGCGGTCGGGCGGACGACCGAGATCGTGCTGGTCGGCGAGGCGTTCGACGCCGTGCAGCGGACCGCGATCGGCACGGCGGTCGGGGAGGCGGAGCTGCGCGAGAACATCAACCGCGTCTTCGTCAGCCTGTCGTGGCGGAGCCAGTCGCTGCTGCAGCGCCAGCTGCGGCTGCTCGACCAGATGGAGCGCGGCGCGTCCAGCCCCGAGGAGCTGGAGAACCTGTTCCGGCTCGACCACCTCACCACCCGTATGCGGCGGCACGCCGAGGGCCTGGTCATCCTGTCCGGTTCGCCCACCGTGCGGGCGTGGGACCAGCCGGTCGACGCCGAGGACGTGGCCCGTGCCGCCATCGCCGAGGTGGAGGACTACACGCGGGTGGAGGTCGCCGCCGTGTCGTCGGGCGCGGTCCACGGCGCCGTCGTCGCCGACGTCATCCACCTGCTGGCGGAGCTGATCGAGAACGCCACCGCCTACTCGCCGCCGTCCACCGAGGTGACGGTGAAGATCGAGCGGGTCGCGAACGGCCTGGCGGCCGAGGTGATCGACCGCGGCGTCGGCCTGCATCCCGACGAGATGGCGGAGCTGAACCGGCGGCTGGCCGAAGCGGTCGAGTTCGACCTGGCCGACGACACCGACCGGCTCGGCCTGTTCGTGGTGTCGCGGCTCGCGTCGCGGCACGGGATCCGGGTGGTGCTGCAGCCGTCCCCGTACGGGGGCACGACCGCGGTCGTGCTGCTGCCGAACGGGCTGATCGCGTCCGGCGAGGCCGCGGACCTCCCTCCGGTGGCGGCGGAACCGCCCCCGGTGGAGGCCCCGCACCGGTTCGGCCGGAGGCTGGACCGCCCGCGCCGGCCGGCGGTGACGGCCCCGCCCGAACCCGAGGCCGCGCCGTCCACGCGGGAGGCGCCGTCCGTCACCGGGCCGCCGTCGGTGTTCGAGCCGCCGCCCCGGCGCGAGCCGGCGCCGGAGCCGATGCCGGAGCCGGTGCCCGAGCCGATGGGAGCGCCCGTGCACGAACCGTCGGCGCGGCAGGGCGAGCCGGCGCCGGGAGAACCGGAGCCGAGCGAGACGACCGGACGGCTGCCGAAGCGGGTCCGGCAGCGGAGCCTGGCCCCGCAGCTGCGCGGACGTCCGCAGGGACGGCACGCGGCCGGGGCATCGGCGCCCGAGGCCGCGGCGGAACCGGCGGACGACGACGAGCCGGATCCCGAGTCCAGCCGTGCCCTGATGGCCTCCCTGCAGTCCGGCTGGACGCGCGGCCGCGAGGAGGACGAACCGGGCGTCCCCGGCGATGCGGCCGAGGACGATCCGCGGAACGGATGGAGACGATCATGA